From the genome of Flammeovirgaceae bacterium:
ACCGTTCCGCTTCCCTCAACACCTCAATGCTAAACAAGGAAGCTAAACTGTACCCTGGCACCGTTAACCTGTTCCTGGGCTATAGCCGTGAATTAAAAAACAAAAAGACAATCGAGATATCGCTCTACTATCAGCATGGCCTGGGCAAAATAGGCATTGAGCAGGCAGCTCCGGTGCTCTTTGGCATAAGGGGGGCTTACTGGTTTACCCTAAAATAACAGGGCGGCAAACCAACCATTTGCAACTCTTTGGCATTGTTGGCAACTTGGAAAAAATTCCTGGAAGCCCATGTCGCTGACGTATTGGATTATTGGCATCACTGCCCTGCTGAGTTGGTACTCGTTTGACAAGCCCAAGGTGCTGGGCAAACTACTGCTCAACCCTTACCGCGTTGTCCATGACAGGGAGTACTACCGCCTGGTGACCAGCGGGTTTGTCCATGCCAATTTCCCGCATTTGCTGTGGAACATGTTTTCGTTCTACTTCTTTGGGCAGGTCATTGAATTTTATTTCAATTACCTGTTTGGCCCCGCGGGGCCCATTCTGTTTATCGCGCTTTATGTGTCGGCCATCGTCATTTCCGACCTGCCCTCCTGTTTCAAGCACAAAAACAACCCCGGCTATAACTCGTTGGGGGCCTCCGGGGGCGTTGCGGCCATCATTTTTGCATCCATCCTCTTCCAGCCACTGCAGGATATTTGCCTTTATGGGGTCCTGTGCTTCCCAGGGTTTATCTTCGGCATTGCCTACATCGTGGGCTCGTATTACTACGGAAAACGGGGCAAGGACAATATCAACCATGCCGCCCATATTTATGGTGCCCTCGTGGGCATCGTTTTTTGCATTCTGGTTTACCCCAGGTCGGTCATGTTGTTCATTGATCAAATAAGGGAATGGCATATTTTCTAAGCCGTGTTGGCCAAATTTGCCTTTCCTGCTGTTAATTATTGATAGTATTTCGTTTCTTGCGCCTCGTTTTAACCCAGGACAAAAAAAGATATGCGGTATATAATAATAGTATTAGGGCTGCTGTTGGCAAGCCAATTTGCGATGGCCCAATCCAAAAAAGAACTAAGGGAGGAAGTG
Proteins encoded in this window:
- a CDS encoding rhomboid family intramembrane serine protease, yielding MSLTYWIIGITALLSWYSFDKPKVLGKLLLNPYRVVHDREYYRLVTSGFVHANFPHLLWNMFSFYFFGQVIEFYFNYLFGPAGPILFIALYVSAIVISDLPSCFKHKNNPGYNSLGASGGVAAIIFASILFQPLQDICLYGVLCFPGFIFGIAYIVGSYYYGKRGKDNINHAAHIYGALVGIVFCILVYPRSVMLFIDQIREWHIF